The window CCGCTCGAAGTTTGCAAGCAGCGCGATCTGAAAGGGATGTACTTATTGGCGCAGGAGGGAAAAATCAAGAATTTCACAGGGATAGATGATCCATACGAGCCACCGCATAATCCTGAGATTACGATTGACACATTGGGTTGCACAGCTGAGGAAAACGCCGAACGTATTCTTGCCTACTTATGCGAGCATGGTTTCATCAATACCTCGCAAGAGTAGGTTCATTTTGTCAGAAAAATTCGCGCAAACCGAGAGCATTAAAGTTTATAAAGCGCGATATGGTGGTCAATCCCGAAGCAGATGCGAGCGCCGCCGCCTAGTTGACTCCGCAGATGGTGACTGTCGTGACGCGATTCATGCCAACGGTGGCATGCCCTGCCCAGGCATTGGCCGCGGCGATCTGCCCTTGCGCATACACCCGATGCGCCTCGGTTGTTGCCTAAAGTAGATATCCTGATCGGCGACCTGGTCCTGCGCGGCTTTGGTTTGGTTGGCGATCAAGCCTTCGGCCGCTCGATTTAGCAAGAGTTGCTGGCCTTCGGCGCGGTTTTGAATCGAACTGTATTGCTGAGTCAGGCCATAAGTTGCGCTGCCGAGTTCGATCACCGAACCGGTTACTCGCCGGGCGAGCGTCTGTTTGTCGTTCCGATAGGCGAGCGCCGTACGAGCAGCCCCGCCCGGCCATTCCAATCCGGCGATCACTTTACCGCCCATGAGGTGCTGGGTGTCGACGGCACAGTTGGTTTCGATGTTGGCACTCTGCTGGTCGCGATTGATGATGAATTCATCGCTGCTCTGCGCGGCGCAAGTCTGAATGTCTCTCTTGCTCAAGTCGATCGCGGCGGAAGTGGAATTGACACCGAAGAGCATTCCGACCTGCGCCTCATAATCGCCTACGTGCGTGCCCTGTAGATTTGCCCAAGCGATGCGATCTGGGAGCCGTAGGCTGAAGTGATGGCCGCGATCTGCTTGGCGAAAGCGCCGAGATTGCCTGACTCGAAGCCCGATTCCACGCACGTCACTTTGGCGGTATACGCCCTTTGCGCCTGCACCCTCTTGGCCTGGTTCGTGATCGCCGCAGCCAATGGAAAAGTCCAATCAACATCGGCACTTCTAGAATCTGTATTATTGATTGCAAAACACCTGAATGTTTCTCAACGTTCCCGATCGATTTCATGAACTGTTTGGAGGAGCGGATCAACAGTGCGCCAATGGACTTCGCTTTGCGATCTGCTTACCTCAGTCCTTAGAACTTCCTGCAAACTGTCAAAATGCCAATCCCGGTCAGCTTGAATCCTGATTGAAGAAACATCTCGGGTTGATCCCCTGGATCGAATCACCATTTTTTCCGACTGAATCTCTGCGGCCACAACCAACGTCTCCTTATCGAATGACATTGCCAGTGATCGCTCAGATCCGGCGGCAACCGATCTCGCTGATTGAGTCTGGAACTTCTGATGCGATACATCTGACTCCAGCACGAGGGGGCGACCCTGCTCGCGCACCATTTCAATATCCCGGCGCTGGACATCGAGCAGTTCAAAAGCACGATAGATATCTTCACGCGTTTGCGCGGCGTAACGATCAAGTTCCGCCAGCCTGCGCGCCTCAGCGGAGCTGAGTGAATCAGACGCTGACTGAACGAATTGCTCATGTCCAGCCAACGTTCCCTGAAACAAAGCTTTGTTGCCGCCCTGAACTTCTGATTCTATCCGGCGGGAACGTGACCGTTCAGCGACAAAGTCATTCCGGGCGGCGTGTGCGACGCTGGCTCTTTCCTGAAGCTGGTCCTGGATGTGGGCGATTGTTTCGCTGATCCGCACAGCTTCAGGCAAAGGATTGCGGGCGAACGCTTCTTCCGGCACGAGACTCTGCCAGGCCAGATTTCTGGCGCGCTGGCGGATTTCCCGCTGCTGCGATTCAGGGAGGAGGGCGCGCGCTTCGGTAATGGTCAATCCGTCGCCGGTTCGCCCTGAAGCTGTTTTTTCAAATTCACTTTCGCGCTCAATCAATGCTTCATTCAGCAGGCGCCGCTCGATGCTTCCCATCTTTGCCATGTATTCACGGAAGGTGCGATTTTCTCTGGGAATCGATCCGAAGGCGCGCGCGACCTGCGGTTCGGCAAGGCTGTCACCTCTGCTAAGCTCAGATTGTCTGGCTGACGGCGATCTCGCCAACTCTCTCTTTCGTCCTTCACTCAGTTCATAGAGATATGTTCGCTCGTGTGGTGGAATTCTTTGATTCAGCAAGTGAAGGTTTGCTTTGCTTTCCGCGTTCACAGTTTCGTTGAGAAGGCTTGCTTGAAAGTGCGCGATGGCTTTGGCTGTCGTCCTAGTTTTCAGTTCTTGCAAGATCGCTTTGAGAGCTTCGGATGGCGCTATCTTTCCTTCGCGAAGGTCGGCGGTTCTTACAGCGCGCGCGGTCCTTGACAGCCCATAATTCAAACGCAGTTCGCGCATCTCAGGCGTGTGATGAACCGGCGCACGACCATTGAAAAGCAGATTTCGCTCCCAGAGATTCAATGGCGTCGCAGAGGGAGGCGGATACCTGTCTGGCGCAGCGCGATGTCGCCGCAATTCATCGCTTCGGCGCTCATTGATGCGCAGCAAATCAGCCGCGACGCGGCCAAGCGTTTCAGGAGTTGCGGCATTGAAGATTGCAGCGCGCGCATCACGGAAAGCAGATGAACGATTGAGTGCGCGCGTTTCCGGGTCGCGCAATCTCTCATCCACATAATTCTTGAGAAAGGCCCCAATTCTGCTGCGTTCATCGGCCTCGCGTTCCGTCAGCGCCAGCCTGACTTCGGGGCCTTCTTTGCCGGCCCAAGTTTGCAGCGACAATTTCTCAGTTGCCGCAATCTTTACCATCGTCTCGTAAACCCTCACACTGCTCACGGGTAAACGAAACGCATTCTCTCCGACTCCACGTTCCGGCAAGCTTCCAAACAGTCGAGAGTGTGCGGCGCGATCAGACCGATCATCCGAAACATTCCTGCCCAATCCTTGCTTGAGCCGTCGAGCCAGATTTTCAACCTGACTGAGGCGTGCATCCTCGTAAGGTTCCAGTTCATTGCCAACTCGCGCAGCTTTCAATTCGCGCAAACGAAGGCGCTCCCTTTCACACAGTTGGAGCAATGTTCGTTGGCTTTCAAGATATTCTTCCTTGCTTATCGGGCGTTCAGAGGGCTCGCCTGCTGGCTTATCAGCAAGCTCTGCAAGTTTGCGCAGATATTCTGTGGGGTCAGGCCGGAACATCGCTCTATCAATCGCCTTGAAGAGCGCCTCGCGGCTGACGCCACGTTCAAGTCGGCGGTCAATTTCCGGGATCGTTAAGCTCACCAGACGCTCTTTCTGTTCGTAGCGCAGCCCCGCGGGCAGACGCAGCGATTCATCGCGCAAATTGATTCGGCGTGCGGCCGTATTCAATCTGCCTTGGGAAACATCATCTCCACGATCTTCCACTGCCCGAACGGTGTCCACGCTCTCGCGCGTTTCAAGCGTCGCCATCTCGGCGGCGATCGCCCGCATCTCTTCCAGTGTCCTCGCCAAGACTTCAGCTTTGTCGGTTTCATCCGCCTTGCGGAACCGACCTTCTCGTTCGCCGCGCCTGATCCGGTCGTAGTAGGTCTTGAAGACTGCGATTTGTGTGCGCGCATCCGCCGTTTCACCGCTAATGGCAAGCGCCAGTTCGTGAAATTCGCGCGCTCTTTCAATGTCGTCGATCTTTTCCAGCGCGTAAGACAAGGTCGTGATGAACGGCGTCTCGCGTTCATCGCTGACTTCGTATTCTTCCGCCGGGATGATCAACACTTCGCCCTTGATTCCGGCGCCGTGCTCGTACAAATCGCGCATCGTCTGGCCGTGTTCGTTCAACCAGTTCGCTTGCTCGACCGGTGTTCGGTAATCCGGGTGATCCAGTTCACGCGATGCCAGCGCTGCGTATGAACCCCGCGCTTGCCGACGTTCCGTCTCTTCGGGTATAGGGCCGCGTTCGATGATTTCCTGCAGTAGTTCACGCCCGCCGAGCGAGGGATTGCGCGCGGCCAATTCCATCAACCTCAAATCCGAATTGAAGGTTTCTCTGTCGCTCATGATTGCTATGACGCTTATGCGCGTTACTCACCGTTCAAAACTCATCTCAGCCTGGCGATCAGCATCTCTGATGAATGGTGCGTCGCGTTTCAGATATAGAATCTCTTTGGTTTCTGACGGGTCGAGAGTGATTGCGCCTGGGAAGTCTCGACGCGGTTCCTCCAACGCCTCGTGATAGAACTTCGCGTAGTGTTCGCGAAGCGCCGGATCGTTCTCTTTGATGATCTGTAATTCGAGCCGGCTGATTTCACGAGCCGTGAATTGCGGGCGAGGATTGGGCTGCCCCGGATTCAACCGGACGAAATCCTGCTCATAGCTCCGGGCAGCATCGGCCAGAACGGCAAAAGCAGCTTGGTTCTGTTCGCGTTGTTGCTGAAGGCGCTCGCCGTATCTTTCGACCGCTGCCGCCACTTGTTGATACTTCTCGCTTCGGGTCAGCAAAGGTTTGAGAAGCTGCTCCAGCGGCGATTTCGGTTCAACGTCAGCCAGGCGGGAGAGCGTGATTTCCGGCCCGCGTCCTTCTTGCATAATCACAATCATCTGAGCGCGCCGTTCGTTGAATCTTTCCAGCCTTGCTTCGGACTCACGCAACTCAATTCCGGCCATCAGCTCGCGCGCGCTGGCGCGGCTGAATCGTTCGCGGGCAATCTCCTTCGGGTCGCGTCGACTACGCGCGTCGTGTTCCCGCTCGATGGTCATTAGCGTTCGGTAAAACGCTGGATCGTGACGGCGAGCGGCGTGCGTCTCAAGTTCCCTCAAATCCTGTTCGGTAAAGAGTGGCGCCGGCATTTCGCGGCCTTCCTTGTGATGCCGCTCTTTCTCTCCGGCATAAATTTCATCAAGGGCTTTGACCACTTCAGCCCGGCGCTTTACCTCTTCTGAAAGCTTTGCGCGTTCGTCTGCAATCCGGCTGAGAATTTCTGCGCGTTGCGCGGTCAGCATTTCAACTTTCTCGCGCGCCTTTTCACGATGATCGTCATTCCAATGAAGGCTTCGCGCGCCAATGAACTTTGCTTGATCAGACGCGGCAGCCATCGCTGATTCAATTCCGGCCAGAGAAGTTTTCGTCTGACGTTCATCGTTGCCCACACTCCATTGCCGAAGGTGTTTTGTCTCTTCAAATCTAGCGGCGGTTTGCTGCTCCACCATCAGGCGTGAACGCGCGACGAAACGCTGCGCTCGCAGCCGTCCTGTTTCCGGGACCAAACGCTTTGGCTCGCCTTTTTCAGCCGCCAGCGTGATGCGAATCTCTTCCAGCGTTTTCAGCCTTTCCGCGTGACCGAGTGAAATCGCGCGGTTCTGCAACTGCGCCAAGTCGGCGCGCGAAAGGATTGGCGTCGGAATAATCAGTCCGGCGCTTTCATATTTCTCTTTGATTGCAACTGATTCGCTGATGGCAGGCCGCGAAGCGGTGATGGCCTGTTGCAATTTCATCTCAAGAGCGTTGAGGTCGGCGAAGCGCGCGACGCGAATCTTTTTGATTATACCGCCAGACCTGCTGATCTCCTGCGCCGCAGCTTCGTGCTGCATTTGTGCGCGTACTTCGGCAGGCAGTTTGAATTTCATCTGCGCCGTCATCTGCCTGCCAATCGCGTCGGCCTTTTGACGCAGATCGAATTCAGAAACCAGTCGGCTCCGGCCCTGCGCATCAACCATTCGATAACGTCGCCACTCGCCAAAGGCATCAGCCGCCCGCAGCGATTCCTGCAATTGCTCGATACGGTCAGCGGCGACCATCGCCTGGCCGAGCATTACACGCTCAGCACGCTCTTCTTGAAGCTTTCTTTGTTGATCGTTTGTGAATTGCCTGAAGTTCTGATCGAGGTGTTTTTCAAACGTCTGGCTGAACAAACCGGGATTGATGATGCGCGTTCCGTCCGGCGCTTTATCCCAACTCACGCGCATTTCTTTGGGCAGCGTGTCCAGGCGTTTCGCGCGACCGGTATGCCGGTCAACATAGCCACGATGGATGAGTAGATGAACGTGCGGATTGTCGGTGTTGCGATGAATGCCGGCGACCCAGCGCAGCTTCTCGGCGTTGAGCGCATCAGCCATCTCTTTCAATGTTCCGCGCGTCGTTTCACGAACTCCACTGAGCCGAGCTTCCTCATTTATTCCCAACCGATTGAAATCCTCTTCCCGGTGAAAGCTGATGACGAGATGCAGCACGTCATCTGTCTTCGGATCGCGCCCATCGCCGAGCAGACGGTTCGCCTGAGAATAGTTCAATCGCTCTTCTCTTTCTGAGAAAAGCTGGCGCGCCTCCTGGCCTTCGCGCGCTTCGTCGCGTTCACGCGTGGAAATGTAGCGAGCCGCCTGGCTGACGCCGCTGCCTCCCAGTCCTTTTTTGATGACGACGACAACTTTCATCGCATTGATCGGCTGCTACTCACGGCGCGACCATCACCTTTTTCTCAACCATCCGACTGAGCCGCGTGTGGGAAGTCTCCGGGAAACTTCTGAATCAATTCGCGTGCCTGCTGCATCCCAGCTTCATCCTGAACCGCGAGTTGTTTTCTGATCTCTTCGGCGCTCACACCGTCCTTTTGCATGCCGATGGTCATCAGCACTTTCACAATGCTCTCCGTCACGGCTGAACGCCGCAGCAGATGTAATAGGAGCGCCAGTAGCAAGTCGCCGGTCTTTGCAGCGATGCCCGACTTCGCGTCGTCTTCGGATTGCGCCGTCGCAATCACCAATTGCTGACGAAGACTGGCGAAGTCCTTCAGCAACGGTTCGACGGCTTCGGCCACGGTCTCCTGATAGATTTTGCGAACGTGGTTTTCGCTCTCGTCTCGCCCCAGCGCGCGCAATCTGCGTTGGCGCAATGCCTCGTGGACAAGCTCTCGAATTACGTCGCTCCGGCTCTTTTCTTCGTCGCGCGAAAGGTTGCCGACCTCGCGCAGATCGTCCACGAAAAGTTTGGTCGTACTCGACGTGGAAGCTACCAGTCTTGGCCTGTTCCGTATTGGCATTGCCAGTCCTCCATTTCTTCAATAGGTGATGTGTGTTTTGCGCCTTGCAATGGGCAACCAACGTGCCTGCGGTCTCCAGCTATCTTCAGTACCTGATTCATTTGGCGCATCAGGTCTGCCCGGCAAGGACAATCGCAGACCTGAAAGACCTGACAACGCTTTTGGCGGCTTTGATTTGCGGGTACTGGTAGACCTGAGTGACTGCCCCACTTGTTAGCAGATGATTTGCTCTTAGGTGTACCAACCGCTTTTGCCGTCGCTCTGGAAAAATGTAGGGTCATTTTGAGGCAGGTCTGGTGAAATGTTGTCGGGGCCAATCACGCACTCGCGGCGGGCATTAATCTCTTCGCTAAGAGCGACTCTTGTGCTTCAAAACCCTCTGAGGTGACGTGATGAGTTGGTCTGATTCGAATGGAAATTGAAGGCGGGAAAACGCTGGTGGAATGGCTCTTGCTCAAGGGGAAGCGTCTTCAAATCCTGCGCAGGATTTGATCCCTAAAACCAACCATCGAGGAGATGAATTTATGCCGACAGGAAAGAGGAAAGAACCAGGCAGCGCCTCGGTTCCGCTGATCAACTTTGACGAGATCGCCGCTGAAAGAGAATCGTTCAAGCTGAGCTGGACGGTGCTGGCAAACTTGAGAGATTACGTCGCCTACGTCCGGGAGGTGACTGGCCGCGAGACCACGCCTGATGAAGTCGTTGACAAGGGAATGCAACGGCTGTTTGACGCGGACAAAGGCTTCCGGCAATGGCTGCAAAAGAAGAACAGCGAGAGTCGGAACAAAACAAAACCTGCGAAGATTGAGAAACCCGCGAAGCTTGAAAGGCCGCTCTCTGACGGGAAAGCCGAATCATCTGGCGATGCCTTTCCCAGATCGCAGCAATGAGGCCATCCTGCATCAAAACGATGGTCGTATTTTCATTGTGCGAGGTCTTGCAGCGAAGTTCGTTGATTGAGCGTTTCGAGCCACGAGATTCTCGCGTCCTCGTCACACGGAATGCAGTATCCGTTGCTCAAAATCGCGTATGGGTCGCCGTCGTAGCTGCCACAGCAAAGGCATTGTTTTTCGGCGGTGGTTTCATTCAGATTATCCGACATCGCCTCGCTCCTTTTCTTGAGATTGAAGATGGATCCATTCAATTGCGGCTTTGACCACTGCCGCGTGGCACTGTTGCGGAAAACACCAGCAAGCGAGAACGAGATCACCGGACTTTGCCAACGTTGCAAGCCGGTGCATCTCGTCAAAAACTGGCCCTGATTCTCGCTGAAGTTCGTTCCAAAGCCAGCGCCGATAATTCCGAATAACCGCCGAACGATCCCCGTCTCTGCCGATGACGAACGGATTTCCCAACACGCTAGGCCGCCCCACGTAGACGCTCTCACCACGCCAGGTCTTTCGATTGACAATGGTAATCACAACAAAAACTCCTTTCTGTTTTTTGCCCAACTACCAACCGCCAATACCTGCAATTTTCGGAGAGCAACTTCGCTATGAAAGAGGGATGCTTCCACTGGCGGCAGAAGCATCCCCGAAACGAAGAATGACGTTCGGTTTGAGGGTCGCGTCAAAATGGAATATCGCTCTCGACTTCATTTCCCGCGCCGGTTTCGATGCTGGCGTCATTCAAGTTCGCCTCGCCTGTGTTGCCGCCATCGCGCTTTGCCGTTGGCACGAACTCAAAGCTGCTCGCCACGAGAATGGTCGAGGCGCGCTGATTGCCGTCACGATCCACGTATTTCTCGTTCTGCAATCGTCCGTTGAAAGCGAGCGCGCTGCCTTTCTTCGCATGCTGATTGATGATCTCGGCGTCGCGCCCGAAAATCGTCACCTTGAACCAATCAGCAACCGTTTCGCGCCGGTCGCCGACCTTGATGCTGCGATTGTTGGCGATGGAAAGATTGATGACCGGCGTGCCGTTGTTCGTGAACCGCAATTCCGGCTCAACGCCAAGACGCCCCGTAATAACAGCGAATGCTGACATGATGTTGTTCCTTTCTGGTGAAATGTGATTGATAAGTTGGTTGCGAATCGCATGCCTTATCTCCCGCTCAATTCCTTCGGTTGTCTTGTGAGCGGGATGACTTATTGAAACGATTTACGCCGCCATTGCGCAGGGCTTGGCAGGCTTGCCTTTGATGGCTTCCCATGCTCGCTCCACTTCCTGCGCCGACAGCGTGTGAACCGGATGCTGCGGTTGATTGTTCCCATACATCGCCCAGCGCAGATACCGCAGCTTGCCATCGCTTGCGGTTTCAATTTCCTTGAGCAGGTCGGCAGCAGTCTGGGACAGCGGCGCTGATTTCAGTCGCAACCGTTGAAGCTGCGCCGCAGTGTTGAGCGTGGTGAAATGCTTGAGCGGCAAGCCGCCCGTCTGCCGAGCTTCATACGCCTGCTTCATAATCTCGCCGATCTTCCGGGTATCGGTCGCAGCGCGGACGGCTTTGTGGAACTGGCGATAACTTTTGCAAGTGCGCAGGGCGATGAGATGAAAGTCGGTCTGGCATTCGGCGAGGATCATTTCCAGGATTTCGCGCGTCAGCTTTTGCCATTCGCGGTTCGCGTGCGAGTAAAACCTGCCGCCGGTTGCGGTCTTCCCGCTGATCGGAAAGATCACATCAAGCTGCGCATTGATGTCTTCCCAGATGGCTTCAATGGAAACGCCGTTGGCAAAAGCGCGACGCAACTCAGAAGCGAGGTAGCGGGTGCGCTCCGGCAGGTCTTCCTCAACGAATTCAGGATCAACTTTGCCGCAAGCCGTCGTTCGTTCATAGCTCGACATCACGATGATCGCGCCGCCTTCGTCGTATTGATCCATCGCTTCCAGCCTCTCAAAGGCGGCGTCGAGTTCATCAATGCCAGCGTCACTCGCTTCCAGGTCATTCACCCAATCGGCCAGATCGTCATGAGCGAATGTCGCCGCTTTCCTGCGACCGCGTGTCAGCCGCGTCATCGCTTCGACTTCCTGATCAAACAACGACCGTCTTCGCTCTTTTCGCTTGGCGGCGCGTTCGGCAAGAATCGCATTTGAGCTGCGATCATTGGCGTTGTAATTGAAGGTCAGGACTTCCTCTTCAACCTCGACGACTTCCTGATAGCTGAGTTGACCAAGCTGCATCGCCAACAGCGCCATCTCCTTGAGAACGATGCCGACGCCGCGCTCCACGATCTCGCGGTAGTAATGCGAAGCAGTGGCCTGGCGGTAACGCGCGTCGCCGCCCTCGCAGATCGCGTTGAGGCAGCGAATGAATTCACTTGCATCCAATTGGTTGTTCAGTTTTCTGAGCGCGTAGGCAAGCGTGCTGATGCGTGACTCTTCATCCTGCTGACTGGTTGGAGCCGTGTCTCCAGCAACCTTGAAGATCACTTCGCCCGCCACATCGAAATGCTCGAAGTCGAGGCGCGCAAGCTGCCCCAGACAGGAAATGTGATGGAACAGTCCATCGCGCGGCGACGCTGAATTGTCGGGAACGAAGATCGAATGGTTGGAACGTGTATTTACGAATTGCATGTTGATTCTCCTTTGTGATGTGAAACCAGTGTGAACAAGCTCCAGCAAAGCCGTGAACCGGAACCGAAATCACGTCTTTACCAACCACTAATATCTGTGTTCTGTGAGTCGAAGCCGTCGAAGAATCGAGGGAGCTTGGTTAGGAGGCGATGATTTGACGACGAGCAGTTGCTTCAACATCGTCTGGCGTTTTCCTGCGGTGGAATTTTCGATGGCCATTGCCAGTGCGCGGCGGGAACTGATCAGCACAACCATCTGCTGGCCGCGTGTGAGCGCCGTATACAGCAATTCCCGATTGAGCATCGGATACTGGCTTTCGTGGACGGGAATGATGACGAAGGGATACTCGCTGCCCTGGCTGCGATGAATCGAAATGGCAAAGCCGTGCGTGAGTTGCGGCAGTGATGCGCTCGTGTAAATCACCTCTCGTTCGCCGTATCTGACCGTCACGGTTTCCGCAGTCGTCGCCTGCACGCTGCCGCACTGGCCGTTAAAGACGCCAAGCTGATAATTGTTCTTCGTATGCAGCACACGGTCGCCGGGAAGAAAAGAAGGATGGGCGGATTCCACGTTGAATCCTTCACTCAGACGGTGAGCATTCAGCGTTTCCTGAATTTGATCATTGAGAAAAACGGTGCCGAGAATTCCTTTATGCTTTGGCGTCAGCACCTGAATGCTCTGGTATGGATCGGCGCCGCAACGCGCGGGCAGACTCCGCGTGGCAGCTTTGATCGCCAAGCGTTCGATTTCGGAAGCGGTTTCGGCCTCAATGAAGTAACAATCGCTTTTGACCATTCCGGGCGCGGGCAAGTCCGGTATGCGCCCTTCTCTGATTTCTTCTGCCGCTGTGATGATCTGACTCCCGTTGATCTGCCGGTAGTTCGTTTGCAGCCTGAGGACTGGGACTTGCCCGCTTTCGATGAGGTCGTACAGCACTTGCCCCGGCCCGACTGATGGAAGTTGGTTCACGTCACCGACAAGAATGAGTCGAGTAGATGAGGAACAGACGTTGACGAGCCGGGCCATCAGAAAAAGGTCAATCATTGAGGCTTCATCAACGATCAAGACATCGGCAATCGGAAAGATGTAGTTCCAAAATGAGCGCGGCTTCAGGTAGTCATTCTGCAGCAGCTTGTGGAGCGTATGGACCGAACAGCCGGTCATCTCTCGCAGCCGTTGTGCGGCGCGGCCTGTCGGCGCCGCAAGCCTCACACCGTAACCAGCCTTCTCAAACACGGAGATCAATGCTTTGACAGTCGAAGTTTTGCCCGTTCCAGGCGCGCCAGTGAGGATGGAGACAGGAACATTGGCGATGAATCGGACAGCGGCGCGCTGTTCGTCAGAGATATCAATCGCATCCGGCTTCAACCATTCATTCAATCGCTGAGGATTGATCGCGCGCAGTCGGCTGCCGATGTGTGGGAGCGCCGCCGCAATGGCTTCTTCGGCAATCGCGCATTGCGTGAGCGCAACCTGTTCATCCGCGAACTTTACTTGATGACGGCTTTGCAATTGTTGCAGCGCAGCAAGGACCTCGCCCGGTATTGACTTGCTCAACCCGGCTTCGGTTTCCATGCGGGCGGTCAGCTCTTCCAGGGAAAGGCAGGTATGGCCTTCGCGCAGTGCCTGATTGAGTGCTTGAAGAATGGGATCGGAAAGATGTGAATGAGGAAGCTGCTGTAACCGTGCGGGAAGTTTTTCGAGAAGCCTTGTGTGCAGAAAGAGAGCGATTCGGGTAGCCATCACCCACTCGATCAAAGCGACCACAATCTGCTGGAACCGAACGCGCATCCTAATAGCCCTTCACAGAACCAATACTGACAGTTGTATAGCCTGCCAGCCGCATTGATTTTGTCGCTTCAGGATGCGCGGGTAGCGTCAGCGATCACTCACCTGATAAGCCTTCCGTCTGGCGGCTTCGCTCTGCACAAGTTCCCAAATCATCTCCTTCTTTTCAGAGGGATGATCGAGGTCTCTCAACACGAGAATGTCGCTGCTGGTGGTGTAAAGGATGACGTCGCCGAGCTTGAACAGGCGTTGAACCAGTCCCTGACTGACCTTGATGGAGCGCACTGCGCCGAGTTGGATACTCTCGTCGTGTTTGACGAGCAATCCCCAGCGGGCGTGCGCGCTGGTTTCGGTGATGGCGTAAACGGCGCTGATCATTTCCACGTGG is drawn from Acidobacteriota bacterium and contains these coding sequences:
- a CDS encoding single-stranded DNA-binding protein, with amino-acid sequence MSAFAVITGRLGVEPELRFTNNGTPVINLSIANNRSIKVGDRRETVADWFKVTIFGRDAEIINQHAKKGSALAFNGRLQNEKYVDRDGNQRASTILVASSFEFVPTAKRDGGNTGEANLNDASIETGAGNEVESDIPF
- a CDS encoding DUF4326 domain-containing protein, with product MITIVNRKTWRGESVYVGRPSVLGNPFVIGRDGDRSAVIRNYRRWLWNELQRESGPVFDEMHRLATLAKSGDLVLACWCFPQQCHAAVVKAAIEWIHLQSQEKERGDVG
- a CDS encoding AAA family ATPase codes for the protein MRVRFQQIVVALIEWVMATRIALFLHTRLLEKLPARLQQLPHSHLSDPILQALNQALREGHTCLSLEELTARMETEAGLSKSIPGEVLAALQQLQSRHQVKFADEQVALTQCAIAEEAIAAALPHIGSRLRAINPQRLNEWLKPDAIDISDEQRAAVRFIANVPVSILTGAPGTGKTSTVKALISVFEKAGYGVRLAAPTGRAAQRLREMTGCSVHTLHKLLQNDYLKPRSFWNYIFPIADVLIVDEASMIDLFLMARLVNVCSSSTRLILVGDVNQLPSVGPGQVLYDLIESGQVPVLRLQTNYRQINGSQIITAAEEIREGRIPDLPAPGMVKSDCYFIEAETASEIERLAIKAATRSLPARCGADPYQSIQVLTPKHKGILGTVFLNDQIQETLNAHRLSEGFNVESAHPSFLPGDRVLHTKNNYQLGVFNGQCGSVQATTAETVTVRYGEREVIYTSASLPQLTHGFAISIHRSQGSEYPFVIIPVHESQYPMLNRELLYTALTRGQQMVVLISSRRALAMAIENSTAGKRQTMLKQLLVVKSSPPNQAPSILRRLRLTEHRY
- a CDS encoding PH domain-containing protein produces the protein MKSSEVLSEKPRARALIVYYGVALSIICLSGIGVIAAWAWREESAIDFRVPLIGVVGGICILAFIGYIHVEMISAVYAITETSAHARWGLLVKHDESIQLGAVRSIKVSQGLVQRLFKLGDVILYTTSSDILVLRDLDHPSEKKEMIWELVQSEAARRKAYQVSDR